In the Hordeum vulgare subsp. vulgare chromosome 7H, MorexV3_pseudomolecules_assembly, whole genome shotgun sequence genome, one interval contains:
- the LOC123412127 gene encoding non-specific lipid-transfer protein 1-like, with the protein MTPTRHLAALAAAAALLFMLGGLLVAEAGAADNDCAVAQTAFGDCAGYVAGVENKLSPRCCRALADIRDMAPTFVRQRALCACIHKEMVAAGKVVTRRAAALPGRCGVRISFLPTTHNFDCSRIPRAD; encoded by the exons ATGACGCCTACCCGCCACCTCGCAGcgctggccgccgccgccgcgctacTCTTCATGCTCGGCGGCCTGCTGGTCGCCGAGGCGGGGGCGGCGGACAACGACTGCGCCGTCGCACAGACGGCCTTCGGCGACTGCGCCGGGTACGTCGCCGGCGTGGAGAACAAGCTCTCGCCGCGCTGCTGCAGGGCGCTCGCCGACATCAGGGACATGGCGCCGACCTTCGTCCGGCAGCGCGCCCTCTGCGCGTGCATCCACAAGGAGATGGTCGCCGCCGGCAAGGTGGTCAcccgccgcgccgccgcgctCCCCGGCAGGTGCGGCGTCCGTATCTCCTTCCTCCCGACCACCCACAACTTCGACTGCTCCCG GATTCCGCGAGCCGATTGA
- the LOC123412108 gene encoding very-long-chain 3-oxoacyl-CoA reductase 1-like → MTWFALLALLGALHVAALSFPLLSHLALCLGRPKDLRRRYGAWAVITGPTSGMGRSTAVELARKGMNLVLVGRNPAKLRDISAAISKAAPAVQTKTVVFDLSLVATAQRDEAIQLLRRTVEELDVGVLVNNAGVLEPPAAFLHEADVEAWVDMIRVNLLALTEVTAAVIPGMVERGRGAVVNFGSMSSEALPSLPLYTMYAATKRYVAHFSKCLHVEYSSKGIDVQCQVPFFVTGAMASGFPEAKLFASLTPTPDEFARAAVRWIGQGALCVPNLRHQIAWCIAYVLPDWLLEGLLLREHLWQRKELQRMRPLPHAPVGTRDLISYTCTSGCLN, encoded by the exons ATGACATGGTTCGCCTTACTGGCCCTTCTTGGCGCCCTCCACGTAGCCGCCTTGTCGTTCCCCCTCCTCTCGCACCTCGCCCTCTGCCTGGGCCGGCCCAAGGACCTCCGGCGCCGCTACGGCGCGTGGGCCGTGATCACCGGGCCAACATCCGGCATGGGGCGGTCCACGGCCGTGGAGCTCGCGCGCAAGGGGATGAACCTTGTCCTCGTCGGCCGCAACCCGGCCAAGCTCCGGGACATCTCCGCGGCGATATCCAAGGCCGCTCCCGCCGTCCAGACCAAGACCGTCGTGTTCGACCTGTCGCTCGTCGCCACCGCTCAGC GCGACGAGGCGATCCAGCTTTTGCGGCGGACCGTGGAGGAGCTGGACGTCGGCGTGCTGGTGAACAACGCCGGGGTGCTGGAGCCCCCGGCGGCGTTCCTGCACGAGGCCGACGTGGAGGCGTGGGTGGACATGATACGGGTGAACCTGCTGGCGCTGACCGAGGTGACGGCGGCGGTGATTCCGGGGATGGTGGAGCGCGGGAGGGGAGCTGTGGTGAACTTTGGCTCCATGTCGTCGGaggccctcccctccctgcccCTCTACACCATGTACGCCGCCACTAAACG CTATGTTGCTCACTTCTCCAAGTGTCTTCACGTCGAGTATAGTAGCAAAGGGATCGATGTGCAGTGCCAG GTACCGTTCTTCGTGACCGGCGCCATGGCGTCCGGCTTCCCAGAGGCCAAGCTCTTCGCGTCGTTGACGCCGACGCCCGACGAGTTCGCGCGCGCTGCGGTGCGCTGGATCGGCCAGGGCGCGCTCTGCGTGCCCAACTTGCGGCACCAGATCGCGTGGtgcatagcctacgtcctgcccgACTGGTTGCTGGAGGGGCTCCTCCTGCGTGAGCACCTGTGGCAGAGGAAGGAGCTTCAGAGGATGAGGCCGTTGCCGCATGCCCCAGTCGGGACTCGGGACCTAATAAGCTACACATGCACAAGCGGCTGCCTCAACTAA